A genomic window from Populus alba chromosome 19, ASM523922v2, whole genome shotgun sequence includes:
- the LOC118044218 gene encoding trans-cinnamate 4-monooxygenase, translated as MDLLLLEKTLLGSFFAILVAILVSKLRGKRFKLPPGPLPVPVFGNWLQVGDDLNHRNLTDLAKKFGDILLLRMGQRNLVVVSSPDLAKEVLHTQGVEFGSRTRNVVFDIFTGKGQDMVFTVYGEHWRKMRRIMTVPFFTNKVVQQYRYGWEEEAAQVVEDVKKNPEAATHGIVLRRRLQLMMYNNMYRIMFDRRFESEEDPLFNKLKALNGERSRLAQSFDYNYGDFIPILRPFLRGYLKICKEVKERRLQLFKDYFVEERKKLGSAKSMSNEGLKCAIDHILDAQKKGEINEDNVLYIVENINVAAIETTLWSIEWGIAELVNHPEIQKKLRDELDTVLGPGHQITEPDTYKLPYLNAVIKETLRLRMAIPLLVPHMNLHDAKLGGFDIPAESKILVNAWWLANNPAKWKNPEEFRPERFFEEEAKVEANGNDFRYLPFGVGRRSCPGIILALPILGITLGRLVQNFELLPPPGQSKIDTSEKGGQFSLHILKHSTIVAKPRSF; from the exons ATGGATCTCCTCCTCTTGGAGAAGACCCTTTTGGGTTCTTTCTTTGCCATTCTTGTCGCCATTCTTGTTTCAAAACTACGGGGCAAACGTTTTAAACTACCACCCGGTCCTTTACCGGTCCCCGTGTTTGGCAACTGGCTTCAAGTTGGTGATGATCTGAACCACCGTAACCTCACTGATTTGGCCAAGAAGTTTGGTGACATCCTCCTCCTCCGTATGGGCCAACGCAATCTTGTTGTCGTCTCCTCACCTGACCTAGCTAAAGAGGTTTTGCACACGCAAGGTGTTGAATTCGGGTCAAGAACAAGAAAcgttgtttttgatattttcactGGGAAAGGTCAAGACATGGTTTTCACTGTCTATGGTGAACATTGGAGGAAGATGAGGAGAATCATGACAGTCCCTTTCTTTACGAACAAGGTTGTTCAACAATATAGGTATGGTTGGGAAGAGGAAGCGGCTCAAGTTGTCGAGGATGTTAAGAAAAACCCCGAGGCTGCAACTCATGGGATTGTTTTGAGGAGGAGACTGCAATTGATGATGTATAACAACATGTATAGGATTATGTTTGATAGGAGATTTGAGAGCGAAGAGGATCCTTTGTTTAATAAGCTTAAGGCTTTGAATGGTGAGAGGAGCAGATTGGCTCAGAGTTTTGATTACAATTACGGTGACTTTATCCCCATCCTGAGACCTTTCTTGAGAGGTTACTTGAAGATCTGCAAGGAGGTTAAAGAGAGAAGGCTGCAACTCTTCAAGGACTACTTTGTTGAAGAGAGGAA GAAACTTGGAAGCGCAAAGAGCATGAGCAATGAAGGCTTGAAATGTGCAATTGATCATATCTTGGATGCtcaaaagaaaggagagatcAATGAGGACAACGTTCTTTACATCGTGGAGAACATCAATGTTGCTG CAATTGAGACAACACTGTGGTCGATTGAGTGGGGAATTGCTGAGCTTGTGAACCATCCTGAAATCCAGAAGAAGTTGCGTGATGAGCTCGATACTGTGCTTGGACCTGGTCACCAAATCACTGAGCCTGACACCTACAAGCTGCCTTACCTTAATGCTGTCATCAAAGAGACTCTCCGGCTCAGGATGGCGATTCCTCTGCTTGTCCCACACATGAACCTCCATGATGCTAAGCTCGGAGGTTTTGACATCCCCGCCGAGAGCAAGATCCTGGTAAACGCATGGTGGCTTGCCAACAACCCTGCTAAGTGGAAAAACCCTGAAGAATTCAGGCCAGAGAGGTTCTTCGAAGAGGAGGCCAAGGTTGAGGCCAATGGCAATGATTTCAGGTACCTCCCCTTTGGAGTCGGGAGAAGGAGCTGCCCTGGAATTATTCTTGCATTACCAATTCTTGGTATTACTTTGGGACGTTTGGTACAGAATTTTGAGCTCTTGCCTCCTCCTGGACAGTCAAAGATTGACACCTCAGAGAAAGGTGGACAGTTCAGCTTGCACATTTTGAAGCATTCCACCATTGTTGCAAAGCCAAGGTCCTTTTAG